The Panthera leo isolate Ple1 chromosome C2, P.leo_Ple1_pat1.1, whole genome shotgun sequence genome window below encodes:
- the LOC122229552 gene encoding 40S ribosomal protein S29-like, with the protein MLFKPPILPFLHCIWESKMGHQQLYWSHPRKFGQDSRSCLVHSNQHGLIWKYSLNRCCQCFHQY; encoded by the coding sequence atgttgtttaagccacccattctGCCATTTCTTCATTGCATCTGGGAGAGCAAGATGGGTCACCAGCAGCTCTACTGGAGCCATCCGAGGAAATTTGGCCAGGATTCTCGTTCTTGCCTTGTCCACTCAAACCAGCACGGTCTGATCTGGAAATACAGCCTGAACAGGTGCTGCCAGTGTTTCCATCAGTACTAA